The Flaviramulus sp. BrNp1-15 genome has a window encoding:
- a CDS encoding response regulator transcription factor, which produces MKPYSIVIVEDYVLLSQAISELVNSFENFKVLYLCKNGKELITKLKSPKNIPDIILMDVNMPIMNGIETTLYLKEHYPDIKVIALSVVEEDQIIIKMLKAGAKGYLLKDVEKKTLEYALNEVIKNGYYHTKNVSNILINALNDNFNKLPKLKDREIEFIKLVCTELTYNEIAKKMFLSPKTIDGYRDSLFEKLEVKNRIGLVIYAIKHKIFKIPTNS; this is translated from the coding sequence ATGAAACCTTATAGTATTGTTATTGTAGAAGATTATGTATTGCTTTCTCAAGCAATAAGTGAACTTGTAAATTCTTTTGAAAATTTTAAAGTTCTTTATTTATGCAAAAACGGTAAAGAATTAATCACTAAATTAAAGTCTCCTAAAAATATCCCCGATATCATTTTAATGGATGTAAATATGCCTATAATGAATGGTATTGAAACTACTCTCTACTTAAAAGAACATTATCCAGATATTAAAGTAATTGCTTTATCTGTAGTTGAAGAAGACCAAATTATTATTAAAATGCTTAAAGCTGGTGCAAAAGGATACCTGCTAAAAGATGTTGAGAAAAAAACCCTAGAGTATGCTTTGAATGAAGTTATAAAAAATGGTTATTATCATACTAAAAATGTATCTAACATTTTAATAAATGCCTTAAATGATAATTTTAATAAACTACCAAAATTAAAAGATAGAGAAATTGAATTTATAAAATTGGTGTGTACAGAACTTACTTATAACGAAATTGCTAAAAAAATGTTTCTAAGCCCTAAAACCATTGATGGCTATAGAGATTCGCTATTTGAAAAATTAGAAGTAAAAAATAGAATTGGCTTAGTTATTTATGCTATAAAACACAAGATTTTTAAAATCCCTACCAACTCTTAA
- a CDS encoding peptidoglycan-binding protein, translating to MRTINQHRYNGSFNGYNHEDSLAELNSYSQIKEVQRFLIQNGYNLGSWGADGDLGRMTKQAIYDYIKAQSGSTPPTINPVTPSNNALVNEFRAIFQRKNYVFQEEELRLNIIGIRNLDANADFFDDELVVIWKEIGIHNVRRYPLTTDPGKGYLQSVMINPKGTAILKAGQYRNAYKLGLHRSKYVALVQRNGPVTVYRDDNKNGSLDFMVGNTDTGYFGINIHKAGTNSTNVNKWSAGCQVFKREAHFNEFIELCKKSERKHGAGTKFTYTLLEKRGVSIL from the coding sequence ATGAGAACAATAAATCAACATAGATATAATGGGAGTTTTAATGGTTATAATCATGAAGATTCTTTAGCCGAATTAAATTCTTATAGTCAAATAAAAGAGGTGCAACGTTTCTTAATTCAAAATGGATATAATTTAGGAAGTTGGGGTGCAGATGGCGATTTAGGTCGTATGACCAAGCAAGCTATTTACGATTATATAAAAGCACAAAGCGGAAGTACTCCACCAACAATAAATCCAGTTACGCCTTCAAACAATGCTTTGGTAAATGAGTTTAGGGCTATTTTTCAACGTAAGAATTATGTTTTTCAAGAAGAAGAATTACGCCTAAACATTATAGGAATTAGAAATCTAGATGCGAATGCCGATTTTTTTGATGATGAATTGGTGGTTATCTGGAAAGAAATCGGAATCCATAATGTAAGACGCTATCCGCTAACTACTGATCCAGGAAAAGGTTATCTACAGAGTGTTATGATTAATCCAAAGGGGACAGCTATTTTAAAAGCAGGACAGTACAGAAATGCATACAAATTAGGATTACACAGAAGTAAATATGTAGCATTAGTTCAGCGTAACGGACCTGTTACCGTTTACAGAGATGATAATAAAAATGGTAGTTTGGATTTTATGGTTGGTAACACTGATACAGGTTATTTTGGTATTAATATTCATAAAGCAGGAACCAATTCAACAAATGTAAACAAATGGTCTGCTGGTTGTCAGGTGTTTAAAAGAGAAGCTCATTTTAATGAGTTTATAGAGTTGTGTAAAAAATCTGAACGTAAACATGGTGCAGGAACAAAATTCACTTACACTCTTTTGGAAAAACGAGGTGTTTCAATTTTATAA
- the rimP gene encoding ribosome assembly cofactor RimP, whose translation MFKTKVTNLLETALKERPDLFLIDFSLGNDNQIRVIIDGDKGVLVEDCMFVSRAIEHNLDREEEDFSLEVMSAGATAPLVHKRQYKKNLKRTLKVKTASSEIEGVLTEATDKEITLEWKVREPKPVGKGKITVKKEAKIAYEDIVEAKVMIKF comes from the coding sequence ATGTTCAAAACTAAAGTTACTAACCTTCTAGAAACTGCTTTAAAAGAAAGACCAGATTTATTTTTAATAGATTTTTCTTTAGGAAATGATAATCAAATAAGAGTGATTATAGATGGAGATAAAGGTGTTTTGGTTGAAGATTGTATGTTTGTTAGCAGAGCTATTGAGCATAATTTAGATAGAGAAGAAGAAGATTTTTCTTTGGAAGTTATGTCTGCAGGTGCTACAGCCCCATTAGTGCACAAACGTCAGTATAAAAAAAATTTAAAAAGAACGCTTAAAGTAAAAACAGCTTCAAGTGAAATTGAAGGCGTACTTACAGAAGCAACAGATAAAGAAATTACACTAGAATGGAAAGTTAGAGAGCCTAAACCAGTTGGTAAAGGCAAAATAACTGTAAAAAAGGAAGCGAAAATCGCTTACGAAGATATTGTAGAAGCAAAAGTTATGATAAAATTTTAA
- the nusA gene encoding transcription termination factor NusA yields MENVALIESFSEFKDDKLIDRVTLMAILEDVFRSALKKKYGDDDNFDIIVNPDKGDLEIWRNRIVVADGEVEEPNQEISLSEARKIEPDFEVGEDVSEEVKLIDLGRRAILALRQNLISKIHEHDNTIIYKQFKDLVGEIYTAEVHHIRHRAVILLDDEGNEIVLPKDRQIPSDFFRKGDNVRGVIDSVELKGAKPTIIMSRSSPMFLEKLFEQEIPEVFDGLITIKNVVRIPGEKAKVAVDSYDDRIDPVGACVGMKGSRIHGIVRELGNENIDVINYTNNLQLYITRALSPARVTSIKIDEETKRAEVILKPEEVSKAIGRGGHNIRLAGQLTGYEIDVFREGAEEDVELREFSDEIEGWIIDEFSKAGLDTAKSILEQEVDDLVKRTDLEEETINDVIRILREEFEE; encoded by the coding sequence ATGGAAAATGTCGCGTTAATTGAATCTTTTTCAGAATTTAAAGACGATAAGCTAATTGACAGAGTAACGTTAATGGCAATTTTAGAAGACGTGTTTAGAAGCGCCTTAAAAAAGAAATACGGTGATGACGATAATTTTGATATTATTGTAAACCCAGATAAAGGAGATTTAGAAATTTGGAGAAATAGAATAGTGGTAGCTGATGGTGAGGTTGAAGAACCAAACCAAGAAATCTCATTAAGCGAAGCACGAAAAATTGAGCCAGATTTTGAAGTTGGAGAAGATGTGTCTGAAGAAGTAAAACTTATAGATTTAGGAAGACGTGCTATTTTAGCATTACGTCAAAACCTAATTTCTAAAATTCACGAACACGACAACACGATAATCTATAAACAATTTAAAGATTTAGTTGGCGAAATTTATACTGCAGAAGTACATCATATTCGTCACAGAGCAGTTATTTTGTTAGATGATGAAGGTAATGAAATTGTATTACCAAAAGACAGACAAATTCCTTCAGATTTCTTTAGAAAAGGAGATAATGTTAGAGGTGTTATAGATAGTGTAGAGCTTAAAGGTGCTAAACCAACTATTATAATGTCTAGAAGCTCCCCAATGTTTTTAGAGAAGTTGTTTGAACAAGAAATTCCAGAAGTTTTTGATGGTTTAATTACTATTAAAAATGTAGTAAGAATACCAGGTGAAAAAGCAAAAGTGGCTGTAGATTCTTATGACGATAGAATAGATCCTGTAGGAGCTTGTGTTGGTATGAAAGGATCAAGAATTCATGGCATTGTTCGTGAGTTAGGAAACGAAAATATAGATGTAATTAATTACACAAATAATTTACAATTATACATTACAAGAGCATTAAGTCCTGCGCGTGTAACATCAATAAAAATTGATGAAGAAACTAAGCGTGCAGAAGTTATTCTAAAACCAGAAGAAGTTAGTAAAGCTATTGGTAGAGGTGGTCATAACATCCGTTTAGCAGGTCAATTAACTGGTTATGAGATTGATGTGTTTAGAGAAGGTGCAGAAGAAGACGTTGAGTTAAGAGAATTCTCTGATGAAATTGAAGGATGGATAATTGATGAATTTAGTAAAGCTGGATTAGATACTGCTAAAAGCATTTTAGAACAGGAAGTTGATGATTTAGTTAAGAGAACAGATTTAGAAGAAGAAACAATTAACGACGTTATTAGGATTTTACGAGAGGAATTCGAAGAATAA
- a CDS encoding sensor histidine kinase, whose translation MQQERQAILAAVITLVLLCTILIILFLVFQKRKNALITKQKESEKRFEQEIAKTQIEIREETFRAISWELHDNIGQLMTLAKIQLQNSEGIGIEDTLITLNKGLKELRALSKSISPETLKNISLVSAIKQEIERLNKLGYIKAGFNIIGEEIPLNSDVEIVFFRIIQEFLSNTLKHAKATKLNIVITFAENTITILAKDNGRGFTENKENYSGMGIKNIIKRAQLVNARATLNSIENEGTELKIFYKLKDLQNETL comes from the coding sequence ATGCAGCAAGAAAGACAAGCAATATTAGCAGCCGTTATTACATTAGTACTATTATGTACTATTTTGATTATACTTTTTTTGGTATTTCAAAAAAGAAAAAATGCATTAATCACAAAACAAAAAGAATCTGAAAAACGTTTTGAACAAGAGATAGCAAAAACTCAAATAGAAATAAGGGAAGAAACCTTTAGAGCTATTAGCTGGGAACTGCATGATAACATTGGCCAATTAATGACTCTAGCAAAAATACAGCTTCAAAATAGTGAAGGTATTGGTATTGAAGACACCTTAATTACACTTAACAAAGGCCTAAAAGAACTTAGAGCTTTATCTAAGTCTATTAGTCCAGAAACTCTTAAAAACATTTCTTTAGTTTCTGCAATTAAGCAAGAAATTGAAAGACTTAATAAATTAGGATACATTAAGGCAGGATTTAATATTATTGGAGAAGAAATACCTTTGAATAGTGATGTTGAAATTGTATTTTTTAGAATTATACAAGAATTTCTTTCAAACACTTTAAAACATGCTAAAGCTACTAAGTTAAATATAGTAATAACGTTTGCAGAAAATACCATTACAATTTTAGCCAAAGATAATGGTAGAGGTTTCACAGAAAACAAAGAAAACTATAGCGGCATGGGAATTAAAAACATTATTAAAAGAGCCCAACTAGTTAATGCTAGAGCCACTTTAAACTCTATAGAAAACGAAGGCACAGAATTAAAGATTTTTTACAAACTAAAAGATTTGCAAAATGAAACCTTATAG
- a CDS encoding universal stress protein yields MQRILVPTDFSSQAENALKVAAQLAKKHNCEIFLLHILEIPLKEVDPLSSYSSLPEAVFFMKLAHKKFEVLKNKDYLEGLTVHETVDFHEIFKGIFHVCKKHNIDLIVMGSNGASGLKEMLIGSNTEKVVRTSETPVIVIKKEHNAFKVKNFVFASDFKDESKAVYKKAIEFANTLGAKIHLLLVITPAKFIISSIAEKRIKDFVSTSNFSNYTINIYNDISIEKGIMNFSQSINADLIGMSTHGRRGISHFFNGSISEDLVNHAKRPVITFKI; encoded by the coding sequence ATGCAAAGAATACTAGTACCAACCGATTTTTCCAGTCAAGCTGAAAATGCTTTAAAAGTAGCTGCTCAATTGGCAAAAAAGCACAATTGCGAAATTTTCTTATTACACATTCTTGAAATCCCTTTAAAAGAAGTAGATCCTTTAAGCTCCTATAGCAGTTTACCTGAAGCCGTTTTTTTTATGAAACTGGCTCATAAAAAATTTGAAGTACTAAAAAATAAAGATTATTTAGAAGGTTTAACTGTGCATGAAACTGTAGACTTCCATGAAATTTTTAAAGGTATTTTTCATGTATGTAAAAAACATAATATAGATTTAATTGTTATGGGCTCCAACGGTGCCAGCGGTTTAAAAGAAATGCTAATTGGGAGCAATACCGAAAAAGTGGTTAGAACTTCTGAAACGCCCGTTATAGTCATTAAAAAAGAACATAATGCTTTTAAGGTCAAGAATTTTGTTTTCGCATCAGACTTTAAAGACGAAAGTAAAGCTGTTTACAAAAAAGCCATTGAATTTGCGAATACTTTGGGCGCCAAAATACATTTACTTTTAGTTATAACACCTGCAAAGTTTATAATTTCGAGTATTGCAGAAAAAAGAATTAAAGATTTTGTAAGCACTTCTAACTTTTCAAATTATACAATAAACATTTACAATGATATAAGTATTGAAAAGGGTATTATGAATTTTTCTCAATCTATAAATGCTGATTTAATTGGAATGAGTACACATGGAAGAAGAGGTATTTCCCACTTTTTTAATGGAAGCATTAGTGAAGACTTAGTAAATCATGCTAAACGCCCAGTGATTACTTTTAAAATTTAA
- the infB gene encoding translation initiation factor IF-2, giving the protein MAETIRLNKVLRELNISLDRAVEFLDSKGVDIEKRPTTKISEETYKILSDEFETDASKKVKSQEVSEAKLKEKEDLRIKREQELEAKQKAQEAREKAQKEEVVKASKTLSGPKKVGKIDLEPKKAEEKPVVPKEEPVKAKEETPKPPKSEPKKVEEKPKEVVKPVSKEKPVEIDGELVTPEEKVKTQYKKLSGPKIAGDKIDLTKFNKPKKKKEDKKPDAKSGDAGAANKRKRRRISKAGAPQDNRGGNKSGGNNRFKGKPGQGRRNIVKEEPSEEDVKKQVRETLEKLQGKSSKGKGAKYRRDKRDQHREQTEIDQQIEAAESKILKVTEFVTASEVATMMNVGVTEIISACMSLGMMVTMNQRLDAETLSIVADEFGYQVEFVTADIEESIEEVEDKPEDLETRAPIVTVMGHVDHGKTSLLDYIREENVIAGESGGITQHIGAYGVELSNGQKIAFLDTPGHEAFTAMRARGAQVTDIAIIVAAADDDIMPQTKEAISHAQAAGVPIVFAINKIDKPDANPEKIKEGLAQMNLLVEDWGGKIQSHDISAKVGTGVKELLEKVLLEAELLELKANPNKPAVGTVVEAFLDKGRGYVSTILVQAGTLRVGDYVLAGRNSGKVKAMHDERGNDVEAAGPSTPVSILGLDGAPQAGDKFNVFEDEREAKQIAAKRAQLQREQSVRTQRHITLDEIGRRIALGDFQELNIILKGDVDGSVEALTDSFQKLSTEEIHVNIIHKGVGAITESDVLLATASDAIIIGFNVRPVGNARMIADKEEIDIRTYSIIYDAINDLKDAMEGMLSPELKEEITGTAEIREIFKVSKIGTIAGCMVTNGKILRSSGIRLIRDGVVVYTGELSSLKRFKDDVKEVSKGYDCGMQIKNYNDIKEGDIIEAFHEVEVKKKLK; this is encoded by the coding sequence ATGGCTGAAACAATTAGATTAAATAAAGTATTAAGAGAACTTAACATATCTCTAGATCGTGCTGTAGAATTTTTAGATTCTAAAGGTGTCGACATAGAGAAGCGTCCAACTACGAAAATATCTGAAGAAACTTATAAAATTCTTTCAGATGAATTCGAAACAGACGCTAGTAAAAAAGTTAAGTCTCAAGAAGTAAGTGAAGCTAAGCTAAAGGAAAAAGAAGATTTACGTATTAAACGTGAACAAGAATTAGAAGCTAAGCAAAAAGCCCAAGAAGCCCGAGAAAAAGCTCAAAAGGAAGAAGTTGTTAAAGCTTCAAAAACACTTAGTGGTCCTAAAAAAGTAGGTAAAATAGATTTAGAGCCTAAAAAGGCTGAAGAGAAACCAGTCGTTCCTAAAGAAGAACCTGTAAAAGCTAAAGAGGAAACTCCTAAACCTCCTAAGTCTGAGCCTAAAAAAGTTGAGGAAAAACCAAAAGAAGTTGTTAAACCAGTTTCAAAAGAAAAACCTGTTGAGATTGATGGCGAATTGGTTACACCAGAAGAGAAAGTAAAAACTCAATATAAAAAGCTTAGCGGTCCTAAAATTGCGGGAGATAAAATTGATTTAACAAAATTTAATAAGCCAAAGAAAAAGAAAGAAGATAAAAAACCAGATGCTAAATCTGGTGATGCAGGAGCGGCAAACAAAAGAAAACGTCGTCGTATAAGTAAAGCTGGAGCGCCACAAGATAACAGAGGAGGAAATAAATCTGGCGGAAACAATAGATTTAAAGGAAAACCAGGACAAGGTCGTCGAAATATTGTAAAAGAAGAGCCTAGTGAAGAGGATGTAAAAAAACAAGTGCGTGAAACACTTGAGAAACTTCAAGGAAAATCAAGCAAAGGAAAAGGCGCTAAATATAGAAGAGATAAAAGAGATCAACACAGAGAACAGACTGAGATTGATCAACAAATAGAAGCTGCGGAAAGTAAAATACTTAAAGTTACCGAGTTTGTAACAGCTAGTGAAGTTGCAACAATGATGAATGTTGGAGTAACCGAAATTATTTCAGCATGTATGTCGCTTGGTATGATGGTAACCATGAACCAGCGTTTAGATGCAGAAACACTATCTATAGTTGCAGATGAATTTGGGTACCAAGTTGAATTTGTAACTGCTGATATCGAAGAATCTATCGAAGAGGTAGAAGATAAACCAGAAGATTTAGAAACACGTGCGCCAATTGTAACTGTAATGGGACATGTAGATCATGGTAAAACATCATTACTAGATTACATCCGTGAGGAAAATGTGATTGCGGGAGAATCTGGTGGAATTACACAGCACATAGGTGCTTATGGTGTAGAATTATCAAACGGTCAAAAAATAGCATTTTTAGATACTCCAGGTCACGAAGCCTTTACGGCAATGCGTGCACGTGGAGCGCAAGTAACAGATATAGCTATTATTGTTGCAGCAGCAGATGATGATATTATGCCGCAAACAAAAGAGGCTATTTCACATGCTCAGGCTGCAGGCGTTCCTATTGTTTTTGCTATTAATAAAATTGATAAACCAGATGCTAATCCAGAAAAGATTAAAGAAGGTTTAGCACAAATGAACTTATTGGTTGAAGACTGGGGTGGTAAAATTCAATCTCATGATATTTCAGCAAAAGTAGGAACTGGTGTAAAAGAATTATTAGAAAAAGTATTGCTTGAAGCTGAATTGTTAGAGTTAAAAGCAAATCCAAATAAACCAGCAGTAGGTACAGTTGTAGAAGCATTTTTAGATAAAGGTCGTGGATATGTATCAACTATATTAGTACAAGCAGGAACACTTCGTGTAGGTGATTATGTTTTAGCTGGAAGAAATAGTGGTAAGGTTAAAGCCATGCATGATGAACGTGGAAATGATGTAGAAGCTGCGGGTCCTTCAACACCAGTATCTATTCTTGGATTAGATGGTGCGCCACAAGCGGGTGATAAATTTAATGTATTTGAAGACGAACGCGAAGCAAAACAAATTGCTGCAAAACGTGCTCAATTACAACGAGAGCAGTCAGTTAGAACTCAGCGTCATATAACGCTTGATGAAATAGGTAGACGTATAGCGCTTGGTGATTTCCAAGAATTGAATATTATTCTTAAAGGTGATGTGGATGGTTCTGTAGAAGCATTAACAGATTCTTTCCAAAAATTATCAACCGAAGAAATTCATGTTAATATAATTCATAAAGGCGTAGGAGCAATTACTGAAAGTGATGTTTTATTAGCTACAGCATCTGATGCAATAATTATAGGGTTTAACGTTAGACCAGTTGGAAATGCAAGAATGATTGCTGATAAAGAAGAAATTGATATTAGAACATACTCTATTATATATGATGCCATTAACGATCTTAAAGATGCTATGGAAGGTATGTTGTCTCCTGAACTTAAAGAGGAGATTACTGGTACAGCAGAAATTAGAGAGATCTTTAAAGTTTCTAAAATTGGAACTATTGCTGGTTGTATGGTAACCAATGGTAAAATTCTTAGGTCATCTGGTATAAGATTAATACGTGATGGTGTAGTTGTTTACACAGGTGAATTATCGTCATTAAAACGATTTAAGGATGACGTTAAGGAAGTAAGTAAAGGTTACGATTGTGGTATGCAAATTAAAAACTACAACGATATTAAAGAAGGTGATATTATTGAAGCTTTCCATGAAGTTGAGGTTAAAAAGAAATTAAAATAA
- a CDS encoding S8 family serine peptidase encodes MDPKLKLIVKGNPREELQLLLRLKSAHIYPKHCKVISQFGDIISCRILRKDLLSVYDDPATRSLKAPQVIPADFYDDSGYSNVINKVNRHQPKTKKSPVVFGIIDFGFDFSHPDFLDNEGKTRFEKIWVQPLKQSNKNKYGYGEIFNDSHINNALKSREPFKSLGYHPGRNDFIGRGMHGTHVLGIAASSGVISKKSFAGNSPIVAVDMGSSYVNGSDLSLGDSVKLIEGLDFILKQAGNRPCVINMSLGGHCSDHTGNTLVEIAFNNILKKRGGTVIVQSTGNYFLANCHNAGILSQDETIEIEWLFKARDRSANEIEIWYENEDRIAVELLDDEGNVFGESFPFQDSIINYDGIQNGIIFHRHNEPNSTKNHINIILSKRPDSRRLIVRLKGIEISNGEYHAYIERDDVGQSYFSAEDVNTNFTIGSICNAPLTIAVGAYNQEDIYKTPMHFSSAGPTIDRRIKPEILAAGNKIVAAKSAAKFQLKSKSELTAKSGSSMASPYVASLAVKVLEHFPKINIYELRQLLFKSCTTLNSMNKTIINKSGYGVIEVNKLNTLLKLKKKQYENNKST; translated from the coding sequence ATGGATCCTAAACTTAAACTCATAGTAAAAGGTAATCCGCGAGAAGAGCTACAGCTTTTATTGCGATTAAAGAGTGCGCATATATATCCAAAACATTGCAAGGTCATTTCTCAATTTGGAGACATTATTAGCTGTCGTATTCTAAGAAAAGATTTATTATCAGTTTATGATGATCCAGCAACTAGAAGTTTAAAAGCTCCACAAGTAATTCCTGCAGATTTTTATGATGATTCTGGGTATTCAAATGTTATAAATAAAGTAAATCGGCATCAACCAAAAACAAAAAAGAGTCCAGTTGTTTTTGGGATAATTGATTTTGGATTCGATTTCTCTCACCCAGATTTTTTAGATAATGAAGGTAAAACCAGATTCGAAAAAATATGGGTGCAACCATTAAAGCAATCCAATAAAAACAAATATGGTTATGGTGAAATATTTAATGATTCTCACATAAATAATGCGTTAAAAAGTAGAGAACCATTTAAAAGTTTAGGGTATCACCCTGGTAGAAATGATTTTATAGGAAGAGGAATGCATGGTACTCATGTTTTAGGTATAGCAGCATCTTCGGGAGTTATTAGCAAAAAAAGTTTTGCAGGTAATAGTCCAATAGTAGCAGTAGATATGGGATCGAGCTATGTAAATGGTTCAGATCTATCACTTGGCGATTCAGTAAAGCTAATTGAGGGATTAGATTTTATTTTAAAACAAGCTGGAAACAGACCATGTGTAATTAATATGAGTTTAGGTGGGCATTGTAGCGATCACACCGGAAATACTTTGGTAGAAATTGCCTTTAATAATATTTTAAAGAAAAGAGGTGGAACAGTAATAGTACAAAGTACAGGTAATTATTTTTTAGCCAATTGCCACAATGCTGGAATTTTAAGTCAAGATGAAACCATAGAAATAGAATGGCTGTTTAAGGCCAGAGACCGATCAGCAAACGAAATTGAAATTTGGTATGAAAATGAAGATAGAATAGCAGTTGAATTGCTAGATGATGAAGGTAATGTGTTTGGTGAATCTTTTCCATTTCAAGATAGTATTATTAATTATGATGGTATACAAAACGGAATCATTTTTCATAGACATAATGAGCCAAATTCAACAAAAAATCACATCAATATTATTTTGTCTAAAAGACCAGATTCTAGACGTTTAATTGTGAGGTTAAAAGGTATTGAAATATCAAATGGAGAATACCATGCTTATATAGAGCGAGACGATGTTGGACAATCTTATTTTTCTGCCGAAGATGTAAACACGAATTTTACCATAGGGTCAATTTGTAATGCGCCATTAACTATTGCAGTAGGAGCATATAATCAAGAAGATATTTATAAAACACCAATGCATTTTAGTAGTGCAGGACCTACAATAGACAGGAGAATAAAACCCGAAATTTTGGCAGCAGGAAATAAAATTGTAGCAGCAAAATCTGCAGCAAAATTTCAATTAAAATCAAAATCAGAATTAACAGCCAAAAGTGGGTCAAGTATGGCGTCTCCTTATGTTGCCTCTTTAGCTGTAAAAGTATTAGAACATTTTCCAAAAATCAATATTTACGAACTCAGGCAACTATTATTTAAAAGTTGTACAACGCTAAATTCAATGAATAAAACTATTATAAACAAATCGGGTTATGGTGTTATTGAAGTAAATAAGTTAAATACATTATTAAAACTTAAAAAGAAGCAATATGAGAACAATAAATCAACATAG